A section of the Verrucomicrobiia bacterium genome encodes:
- a CDS encoding alpha-galactosidase codes for MTQPKPYTWYPTAGGPHTGAEAWVNTGTWEVDTNSYPHGFGELSAAVHKLGMKFLLWFEPERVGHPHSWLATQHPEWLLAGASGTAGAILNEGDPAAFHWLTNHMSALIKANGVDWYREDMNGAGPASAWRNHDPPNRQGITENFYVQGHLAYWDALRAMHPGLRIDSCASGGRRNDLEIMRRAVPLWRSDYPQAAGRKMLAQSNQAFTYALSSWLPFQGTANMGFWEPYFYRSSYVTAFDNGGINTNNAAVQKRAYSEWKQLAPIMLNGDYYPLTPYSLTNTAWMAWQFDLPQTGEGYVQAFRRQDNDEVTRNFRLSGLEPAAQYELRNFDVEGVKKSSGKELMEQGLAVDIPAKPGAAIIIYRRAGSTRAAYKIIRVPKSKFLLSIQ; via the coding sequence AAGTGGACACGAATTCGTATCCCCACGGATTTGGCGAACTGAGCGCTGCGGTGCATAAGTTAGGGATGAAGTTCTTGCTCTGGTTTGAACCGGAGCGCGTGGGCCACCCCCACTCCTGGCTGGCCACCCAGCATCCCGAATGGCTGCTGGCAGGCGCCAGTGGCACCGCGGGCGCCATTCTGAACGAAGGTGACCCGGCAGCGTTTCATTGGCTGACGAATCACATGAGCGCACTGATCAAGGCCAACGGGGTGGACTGGTACCGGGAAGACATGAACGGGGCTGGCCCAGCGTCAGCCTGGCGCAATCATGACCCCCCCAACCGCCAGGGGATCACTGAAAACTTTTACGTCCAAGGGCACCTGGCGTACTGGGACGCGCTGCGGGCGATGCATCCCGGGTTGAGAATTGACTCTTGCGCTTCCGGCGGCAGGCGCAACGATTTGGAAATCATGCGCCGGGCGGTCCCGCTTTGGCGCAGCGATTACCCGCAGGCGGCAGGACGCAAAATGCTGGCGCAATCCAATCAGGCTTTTACTTATGCGCTGTCCTCTTGGCTGCCATTCCAGGGCACCGCAAACATGGGCTTTTGGGAGCCCTACTTTTACCGGAGTTCCTATGTGACCGCTTTTGACAATGGTGGGATTAACACCAACAACGCCGCGGTTCAGAAACGGGCTTATTCGGAATGGAAACAGCTTGCCCCCATTATGCTCAATGGCGATTACTATCCTTTGACTCCGTACAGTCTTACCAACACCGCGTGGATGGCCTGGCAGTTCGACCTCCCGCAAACAGGTGAAGGCTATGTGCAGGCGTTCCGCCGCCAGGACAATGATGAGGTTACACGGAATTTCCGTCTCAGCGGCTTAGAGCCCGCCGCGCAGTATGAGCTTCGGAATTTCGATGTAGAAGGTGTAAAGAAAAGCTCTGGCAAGGAACTCATGGAGCAGGGTTTGGCGGTGGATATCCCTGCCAAGCCTGGCGCGGCAATCATTATTTACCGGCGGGCCGGTTCAACCCGCGCAGCGTACAAAATAATTCGCGTGCCAAAAAGCAAATTCCTGCTATCAATTCAATAG
- a CDS encoding retropepsin-like aspartic protease, producing MTKLYAEEVLSRSVHIKHELSLETQADGKPVWFVLDTGSFYSVLDASQIGRLGLGTERLVSPRTGSLIADDYSTLIIGLGKTGAHQAKVTTLKTLQLGRCEWKNIHLGISNLRAWHVGGGHATTTDVQGLLGADLLIGRGVLIDFASRKTWLRQLTGS from the coding sequence TTGACCAAACTCTACGCCGAAGAGGTTTTGAGCCGGTCGGTTCATATCAAGCACGAGCTTTCGCTCGAGACCCAAGCCGACGGCAAGCCCGTATGGTTCGTATTGGATACCGGCTCGTTTTATAGCGTGCTGGATGCATCGCAAATTGGCCGTCTGGGCCTTGGCACGGAGAGGCTCGTTTCACCCAGAACCGGCAGCTTGATAGCGGATGACTACAGCACATTGATCATTGGCTTGGGGAAGACCGGCGCCCATCAGGCAAAGGTGACGACACTCAAAACGTTGCAGCTCGGGCGGTGCGAATGGAAGAATATTCACTTGGGCATCAGTAATCTCAGAGCCTGGCACGTCGGAGGCGGCCATGCGACCACCACCGACGTGCAGGGCCTGCTCGGCGCGGACCTTCTCATTGGCCGCGGCGTGCTCATCGATTTTGCCAGCAGAAAAACCTGGCTCCGCCAATTGACAGGCTCATAG
- a CDS encoding retroviral-like aspartic protease family protein yields MKLKENPAPYTGEVRTKVKLFNNADANAAAEGKLAAEKVRVIETDAMVDTGAVRSCIPASLLEQLGIRPYDRVTVELADGRKSDVGLADGVRFEIMERRSSDDALILGDEVLIGQTLLEKMDLLVDCTRQRLMPAHPEGPVNKLK; encoded by the coding sequence ATGAAACTGAAAGAGAACCCAGCACCCTATACGGGCGAGGTCAGGACAAAAGTCAAACTGTTCAACAACGCCGATGCCAACGCCGCGGCCGAGGGCAAACTGGCGGCCGAGAAGGTGCGGGTGATTGAAACTGACGCGATGGTGGACACCGGTGCGGTGCGCTCTTGCATTCCGGCCTCGTTGCTGGAGCAGCTTGGGATCCGGCCTTATGACCGGGTGACCGTGGAGCTTGCCGATGGCCGTAAGAGTGATGTCGGCCTTGCGGACGGTGTACGCTTCGAGATCATGGAACGCCGCTCCAGCGACGACGCGTTGATCCTGGGCGATGAGGTCCTAATCGGCCAGACTTTGCTCGAGAAGATGGACCTGTTGGTGGACTGCACACGCCAGCGCTTAATGCCGGCCCATCCGGAAGGCCCCGTCAACAAACTCAAATAG